In Tenrec ecaudatus isolate mTenEca1 chromosome 4, mTenEca1.hap1, whole genome shotgun sequence, a single window of DNA contains:
- the LOC142447304 gene encoding IQ domain-containing protein F5-like produces the protein MQSKEETLRRERGAIQIQAWWRGTLVRRILLHAALRTYIIQCWWRHVLARMLAKRRHDALEHYARQEQAIVKVQACFRMWRIRRRYCRLLNAVRIIQVYWRWRNCHTRGFIQGRYELKANLLNLQLEILLGSQAYRVTQCIPLPIKE, from the coding sequence ATGCAGAGCAAAGAGGAAACCctgaggagagagaggggagccaTTCAGATCCAGGCCTGGTGGCGCGGCACCCTGGTACGCAGGATCCTCCTGCACGCGGCACTCAGGACCTACATCATCCAGTGCTGGTGGCGGCATGTGCTGGCCAGGATGCTGGCCAAGAGGCGGCATGACGCCCTGGAGCACTACGCCCGGCAAGAGCAAGCCATCGTGAAAGTGCAGGCGTGTTTCCGCATGTGGCGCATCCGCAGGCGTTACTGCCGCCTGCTCAACGCCGTCCGCATCATCCAGGTCTACTGGCGCTGGCGCAACTGCCACACGCGGGGCTTCATCCAGGGCCGCTATGAGCTCAAGGCGAACCTTCTGAATCTGCAACTGGAAATCCTGTTGGGGTCTCAGGCTTACCGGGTGACACAATGCATACCTCTTCCAATAAAGGAGTGA